In the Streptomyces sp. f51 genome, one interval contains:
- a CDS encoding RNA polymerase sigma factor SigF — protein sequence MRNGDGPVRDEERGTREPPAGRADGPAGPRHTADGVDGIPEQARPHPEIDVSSAAEPGAFPVRGGPPGSSAAEDTGEEPRAREMVTGGTMSEHERNAEQNVQGAQHEREPDQGAQGAQHGPSTQHVQHDPQDRSGARAMFIELRKLQDGSAEYAELRNQLVRMHLPLVEHLARRFRNRGEPLDDLTQVATIGLIKSVDRFDPERGVEFSTYATPTVVGEIKRHFRDKGWAVRVPRRLQELRLALTTATAELSQLHGRSPTVHELAEKLAISEEEVLEGLESANAYSTLSLDVPDTDDESPAVADTLGAEDEALEGVEYRESLKPLLEDLPPREKRILLLRFFGNMTQSQIAQEVGISQMHVSRLLARTLAQLREKLLVEE from the coding sequence GTGAGGAACGGGGACGGGCCGGTGCGGGACGAAGAGCGCGGCACACGGGAGCCTCCCGCGGGGCGCGCCGACGGCCCGGCCGGGCCGCGGCACACTGCGGACGGCGTCGACGGCATCCCCGAACAGGCCCGGCCGCATCCGGAGATCGACGTCTCCTCGGCGGCGGAGCCGGGAGCCTTCCCCGTCCGGGGAGGTCCCCCCGGTTCGAGCGCGGCCGAGGACACGGGGGAAGAGCCTCGAGCTCGGGAAATGGTGACGGGCGGGACTATGAGCGAGCACGAGCGAAACGCGGAGCAGAACGTGCAGGGCGCGCAGCACGAGCGGGAGCCCGATCAGGGTGCGCAGGGCGCGCAGCACGGGCCGAGCACCCAGCACGTCCAGCACGACCCGCAGGACCGCAGCGGGGCGCGGGCGATGTTCATCGAGCTGCGCAAGCTCCAGGACGGCAGCGCCGAGTACGCGGAGCTGCGCAACCAGCTGGTCCGCATGCACCTGCCGCTCGTGGAGCACCTGGCCCGCCGCTTCCGCAACCGCGGTGAGCCGCTGGACGACCTGACCCAGGTCGCGACGATCGGGCTGATCAAGTCGGTCGACCGGTTCGACCCGGAGCGCGGTGTCGAGTTCTCGACGTACGCGACGCCGACGGTGGTCGGCGAGATCAAGCGGCACTTCCGCGACAAGGGCTGGGCGGTGCGCGTCCCGCGCCGTCTTCAGGAACTGCGCCTCGCGCTGACCACGGCGACCGCGGAGCTGTCCCAGCTGCACGGCCGCTCCCCGACGGTCCACGAGCTGGCCGAGAAGCTGGCCATCTCGGAGGAGGAGGTCCTGGAGGGCCTGGAGTCCGCCAACGCGTACTCCACGCTGTCCCTGGACGTCCCCGACACGGACGACGAGTCCCCCGCGGTCGCGGACACCCTGGGCGCCGAGGACGAGGCGCTGGAGGGGGTCGAGTACCGCGAGTCGCTGAAGCCGCTGCTGGAGGACCTGCCTCCGCGGGAGAAGCGGATCCTGCTTCTTCGCTTCTTCGGCAACATGACCCAGTCGCAGATCGCGCAGGAGGTCGGCATCTCGCAGATGCACGTCTCCCGGCTGCTGGCCCGCACGCTGGCCCAGCTGCGGGAGAAGCTCCTCGTCGAGGAGTGA
- a CDS encoding anti-sigma regulatory factor, producing MSQIAGEPATKDFVEVRLPAAGAYLSVLRTATAGLAARLDFTLDEIEDLRIAVDEACAILLQQAVPGSVLSCVFRLIDDSLEVTVSAPTTDGHAPSRDTFAWTVLSALAGKVDSTVAEDKTVSISLYKQRGAGPGPA from the coding sequence GTGTCCCAGATCGCAGGCGAGCCCGCGACGAAGGACTTCGTGGAAGTCCGGCTGCCCGCCGCGGGTGCCTACCTGTCGGTACTGCGCACGGCCACGGCCGGGCTGGCGGCCCGTTTGGACTTCACCCTCGACGAGATCGAGGATCTGCGCATCGCGGTGGACGAGGCATGCGCGATCCTGCTTCAGCAGGCCGTCCCCGGTTCGGTGCTCAGCTGTGTCTTCCGGCTGATCGACGACTCACTGGAGGTCACGGTCTCGGCGCCCACCACCGACGGTCACGCTCCGTCACGTGACACCTTCGCGTGGACCGTCCTGTCGGCACTCGCGGGCAAGGTCGACTCCACCGTCGCCGAGGACAAGACCGTTTCGATCAGCCTCTACAAACAGCGCGGCGCGGGACCCGGGCCGGCGTGA
- a CDS encoding UBP-type zinc finger domain-containing protein, which yields MKQCTHAEALPQPEPVPGSETCLECVAAGTHPVQLRLCLECGHLACCDSSPLRHASAHHDDTGHPIMRTFEQGENWRWCFVDHVLV from the coding sequence ATGAAACAGTGCACGCACGCCGAAGCGCTGCCGCAGCCCGAACCCGTCCCCGGGAGCGAGACCTGCCTGGAGTGCGTGGCCGCCGGCACCCACCCGGTGCAGCTCCGGCTGTGTCTGGAGTGCGGGCATCTCGCCTGTTGCGACTCCTCACCCCTGAGGCACGCCTCGGCCCATCACGACGACACCGGACATCCGATCATGCGCACGTTCGAGCAGGGGGAGAACTGGCGTTGGTGTTTCGTGGACCACGTCCTGGTCTGA
- a CDS encoding Na+/H+ antiporter, whose translation MDVLPLLLLVAGSAAVAGAARRTPVPAPLLIVAVALLVSYVPGVPAYELDPEVVLPLVLPPLLYTAATDSSYLDLRAQLRPVALLSVGYVLFATLVVGWAAYLLVPGLPLPAALVLGAVVAPPDAVAATAVARRVGLPSRITTILQGESLVNDATAITAYRVALAAAVGEGATWAGGIGEFLLAAVGGVVVGLALMIPIHWLRTHMNEALLQNTLSLLIPFVAYGIAEQLHASGVLAVVVVALYLGHRSWEVDFATRLQEEAVWKMVAFVLESAVFALIGLQLPVVLKGLGAYKGTSAAWYAVALFLVVVATRFVWVYPATFLPRLLSARIREREDNPTWKGPFIIGWAGMRGVVSLAIAFSIPLTVDDGGAFPERNLILFLTFTTVIGTLVVQGLTLPPLIRMLNLPGRDTQAETLAEANAQAQASRAAEERLDELLADERNALPPPLAERLRTVMERRRNAVWERLGAVNPVTGETADDTYRRLSREMIGTERDVFVKLRDHRYIDDEMLRTLLRRLDLEEAAAYREAA comes from the coding sequence ATGGACGTGTTGCCACTGCTGTTGCTGGTCGCGGGGAGCGCGGCGGTCGCCGGGGCCGCCCGCCGCACCCCGGTCCCGGCACCCCTGCTGATCGTCGCCGTGGCCCTGCTGGTCTCGTACGTCCCCGGGGTGCCCGCGTACGAACTCGACCCCGAGGTCGTGCTCCCCCTGGTGCTGCCCCCGCTGCTGTACACGGCGGCCACCGACAGCTCCTACCTGGACCTGAGAGCCCAGTTGAGGCCCGTCGCCCTGCTGTCGGTCGGGTACGTCCTCTTCGCGACCCTCGTGGTCGGCTGGGCCGCCTATCTGCTCGTACCGGGCCTGCCGCTGCCCGCGGCCCTCGTCCTGGGCGCCGTGGTCGCGCCGCCGGACGCCGTGGCCGCGACCGCCGTCGCCCGCCGGGTGGGACTGCCCTCACGGATCACCACGATCCTCCAGGGCGAGTCCCTGGTGAACGACGCCACCGCGATCACCGCCTACAGGGTGGCGCTCGCCGCGGCCGTCGGCGAGGGCGCGACCTGGGCGGGCGGCATCGGCGAGTTCCTGCTCGCGGCGGTCGGCGGCGTGGTCGTCGGGCTCGCCCTGATGATCCCGATCCACTGGCTGCGCACGCACATGAACGAGGCGCTCCTCCAGAACACCCTCTCCCTGCTGATCCCCTTCGTCGCCTACGGGATCGCCGAGCAGCTGCACGCCTCCGGAGTGCTCGCGGTCGTCGTCGTCGCGCTCTACCTCGGACACCGCTCCTGGGAGGTGGACTTCGCGACCAGACTCCAGGAGGAGGCGGTGTGGAAGATGGTCGCCTTCGTCCTGGAGTCCGCGGTGTTCGCGCTCATCGGACTCCAGCTGCCGGTCGTCCTCAAGGGCCTCGGGGCCTACAAGGGCACGAGCGCCGCCTGGTACGCCGTCGCCCTCTTCCTCGTCGTCGTCGCCACCCGCTTCGTCTGGGTGTACCCCGCCACCTTCCTGCCCCGCCTGCTGTCGGCGCGCATCCGCGAACGCGAGGACAACCCCACCTGGAAGGGGCCGTTCATCATCGGCTGGGCCGGCATGCGCGGGGTCGTCTCGCTCGCCATCGCCTTCTCCATCCCGCTCACCGTGGACGACGGCGGGGCCTTCCCCGAGCGCAACCTGATCCTCTTCCTGACCTTCACCACCGTCATCGGCACGCTGGTCGTGCAGGGCCTGACCCTGCCCCCGCTCATCCGGATGCTGAACCTGCCCGGACGCGACACCCAGGCCGAGACCCTCGCCGAGGCCAACGCCCAGGCGCAGGCCTCCCGCGCGGCCGAGGAGCGCCTCGACGAACTCCTCGCCGACGAGCGCAACGCCCTGCCCCCGCCGCTCGCCGAGCGGCTGCGCACGGTCATGGAGCGGCGCCGCAACGCCGTCTGGGAACGGCTCGGCGCGGTCAACCCGGTCACCGGCGAGACCGCGGACGACACCTACCGCCGGCTGTCCCGCGAGATGATCGGCACCGAGCGCGACGTCTTCGTCAAGCTGCGCGACCACCGCTACATCGACGACGAGATGCTGCGCACGCTGCTGCGCCGGCTGGACCTGGAGGAGGCGGCGGCCTACCGGGAGGCGGCCTGA
- a CDS encoding pyridoxal-phosphate dependent enzyme: MLPSPLREVVDGRFERYGVRLVLKRDDLIHPELIGNKWRKLTPNLEAAAGRTLVTFGGAYSNHLRATAAAGRLLGLPTLGVVRGQELADRPLNPSLARCAADGMRLHFVDRSTYRHVSEPGTLAGILRAVRAEDAYVVPEGGSNALAVRGCLALGEELRDADGVDVAALACGTGGTLAGTAAGLGPGRRALGIPVLRGGFLDAATTALQTAAFGARRGNWSLDDRFHFGGYARTTPELDSFAEDFEQRHGLPVERLYVAKMLYGLVALAEEGAFPRGTTVAAVITGAPFPAARTGT; the protein is encoded by the coding sequence CTGCTTCCGTCCCCCTTGCGAGAGGTGGTGGACGGGCGGTTCGAGCGGTACGGGGTCCGGCTCGTCCTGAAGCGGGACGATCTGATCCACCCGGAGCTGATCGGCAACAAGTGGCGCAAGCTGACGCCGAACCTGGAGGCGGCGGCGGGCCGCACCCTGGTCACCTTCGGCGGGGCCTACTCGAACCATCTGCGCGCCACCGCCGCCGCGGGCCGTCTGCTCGGTCTGCCCACCCTCGGCGTGGTCCGCGGCCAGGAGCTGGCCGACCGCCCGCTCAACCCCTCTCTGGCCCGCTGCGCCGCGGACGGCATGCGCCTCCACTTCGTCGACAGATCGACCTACCGGCACGTGTCGGAGCCCGGGACGCTGGCCGGGATCCTGCGCGCGGTCCGCGCCGAGGACGCGTACGTGGTGCCCGAGGGCGGCAGCAACGCCCTGGCCGTACGCGGCTGCCTGGCGCTCGGCGAGGAACTGCGGGACGCGGACGGGGTCGACGTGGCCGCCCTCGCCTGCGGCACCGGCGGCACCCTGGCCGGGACGGCCGCGGGCCTCGGTCCCGGCCGGCGCGCCCTGGGCATCCCCGTCCTGCGCGGCGGCTTCCTCGACGCCGCCACGACGGCCCTCCAGACGGCCGCGTTCGGCGCCCGGCGCGGGAACTGGTCCCTCGACGACCGCTTCCACTTCGGCGGCTACGCCCGCACCACCCCCGAACTCGACTCCTTCGCCGAGGACTTCGAGCAGCGGCACGGGCTGCCGGTCGAACGTCTCTATGTCGCCAAGATGCTCTACGGACTTGTCGCCCTCGCCGAGGAGGGCGCGTTCCCGCGCGGTACGACGGTGGCGGCCGTGATCACCGGAGCGCCGTTCCCCGCCGCGCGCACCGGGACCTGA
- a CDS encoding N-acetylmuramoyl-L-alanine amidase — translation MASPMSAGSFLDRIRDEGVHVVEVGDWQHHNRNQKGPWGPVHGVMIHHTVTSGGALTVGLCREGREDLPGPLCHGVITKDGVVHLVGYGRANHAGLGDDDVLRAVIAEKALPHDNEANTDGNRHFYGFECENLGDGKDPWPEVQLDAIAKVCAAICRFHGWTERSVIGHLEWQPGKVDPRGFTMNFLRGRVREQLK, via the coding sequence ATGGCATCGCCCATGTCCGCGGGCAGTTTCCTGGACCGGATCAGGGACGAAGGCGTCCACGTCGTCGAGGTCGGCGACTGGCAGCATCACAACCGCAACCAGAAGGGCCCGTGGGGGCCGGTGCACGGGGTGATGATCCACCACACGGTGACCTCGGGCGGCGCGCTCACGGTCGGACTGTGCCGCGAGGGCCGCGAGGACCTGCCGGGACCGCTGTGCCACGGGGTCATCACCAAGGACGGCGTGGTGCACCTGGTCGGCTACGGCCGCGCCAACCACGCGGGCCTCGGCGACGACGACGTGCTGCGCGCGGTGATCGCCGAGAAGGCGCTGCCGCACGACAACGAGGCGAACACCGACGGCAACCGCCATTTCTACGGCTTCGAGTGCGAGAACCTCGGCGACGGCAAGGACCCGTGGCCCGAGGTCCAGCTGGACGCCATCGCCAAGGTCTGCGCCGCGATCTGCCGGTTCCACGGCTGGACGGAGCGCTCGGTCATCGGTCACCTGGAGTGGCAGCCGGGGAAGGTGGACCCGCGGGGCTTCACGATGAACTTCCTGCGCGGCCGGGTCCGCGAGCAGCTGAAGTGA